DNA from Gammaproteobacteria bacterium:
CCAGACGATTGGATAGAAGTGATAAAGAACTTTAGGCGGCAATATGGTCACTTTGCTGGCAGCGAATACGCGTTGCGGCAATGCGCAAACGACCACGGGCAGTGTTGGCATAAAGGCGTCGGTTAACACACCAAGTAAATACATACCCCAACAGCTTTAGGCTGGCATTGTCATGCCTGCAATTCGACAATTGTGAGTAAATCGGGCATGGGTTACCTTACAAAAAATCAGTTCGAGAAAAACACTAAAACAGAGACCAAGAGAGGGCAGTTAGTAACCAATTGACTCAAGACATTTAGCCGTCTAAATTATGTGGGTGTCTAAAATTAGGTTGTCCCAAAAGTAGTTGTCTAAAATGGCGACGAAGGAGCAAAAGGTAACTGTTTTTTGTCCTTGTTGATTTGCTTAGGCATCAGAGCCTTCCGCTCGTTTTATCGATGACGGTACAATTAATTTATGCATTGGCTCCACGAACAACATATATAACTTACCAAAAAAATTATGAACATGCACTACGGTCGAAATTGAAACTAGATGGGCTTTACCTATCTGAGTATACACGGAAACTTTTACATCTAAGTGTTTATCCGAGTCACCTAATATAATTTCGCTATCACTTAAAAAAAGTAAAGTGAATATTCCAACCCTATCACCAACTTGATATTCATTAATTAATTTATTAGCGTCTAAGTCTCCTAAGTGGCCAATATTTTTTAACCCAAACATTGATACTATTTTATTTCTGCTTGCCATTAAAAAGTTAACCCAAGCAGGTATTTGAGCTGCGTGATCTAACCAAATTTGAAGTGCTACTCGATATTCTTTACTCGAATAAAAAGAATAAGAGTCTGAATAGTAAGAGCCTTTCAGGCTTTTAAATACTTCACTATTTATTGGGACGCTTACTTTCTTAACAGGAAACACAATACTCAAATACTCCGTTGATGCCTCAACGCCAACCTAAATCGCAGCTTACTGGTGCAGGTTTTTGCGCCTTTTGTTTTGCAAAAAATGCGACAGTAAAAGCTGTCGGATTTTAGGTTCTTATTATGTTGCAGGTTGACCACTGCTTTCAAGTACGGGGCTGTAAATACCCCAAATAGCAAATGGAACTAACAATAATGACAACACAAAAAGACAAATTAGTAATTTCATCGACTTACTACTTTTACCTTTACTGACTTTATAAAGAATAAAGGCTGAAATTAAGCCCAATATTCCCCAGTAGCGATAAGTGCCAATTAAGACATAAGTTTGAATTGGCAACTCAGCTTCAAAAGAGTCAAATATTCTTTCGAATTGCTGAATAACTAGAAAAGCTCCATACGCAAACAAACCAAAATAAAGCGTTGAAACAGTAGCTGCTATTATTTGAAAATTACTCTTAATCTGATTCATGAACTCCATCTCCTTGTGCAACATAACAGCATACTATCCAGATTCCGCGATAATCTCGAAATCCAAACGTAAAATTAAAACAAACTCTAAACCTAAAGTCACATTATAACAATGATTTAAAACAAAATTCAGAACAAAACTTCAATAATACTCCCGTGGAGAAATTGCCAGCGGGTTTATTGAGAACGCTGTGCCTGATACACACAGTAAAGACAAATTAACTTGTTTAGTTTCAATGAAATAAAAATAGGCTTCGAGATTGTCAGGAATTATTCTGTCGTGATAATCCCGTAAAGTGTGATAAACCTGCGACACTTCATTACGCCTGTGCAAGTAACCAGTTTACGAAAAGCAAGCTAGAAACTTAAAGTCCTAAATCCTGAGCCCTAAGTCAGAAGTTTGCCATGATTACCTTTGAACTTTCGCGAGCTGCAATACGCTACCAAACCTTACGCTACTAACACCTTACGAGAGAGCTCCCATAAGGTGTTAGTTAAGATTTTACAGCCTAGGGAGTCCTATTACTGAGAACTAAGGAAAAATCTAGAGTATTAATAACTCCATCGCCGTTGACATCGGCACTTGCACAGCTTGGGTTAGTGGCGATATTTTTTCTAAAACATGCTCTGACAGCCATAAAGTCATTCATATCTACGACGTTATCGCCGTTAACATCATAGGGATTTGGGCTAGCACCTCCGGCCTCCAGTTGTTCGATCTTAACTTCGATGCCATCGAGTAGGGTGTTGTAATAAATAAGAGCCTGCTCGAGTAAATTAAGATTGAGCCCCTCGACTGTCAATGCGTCGTTATTTGCCATAGCCGTTGCAACATGGCGTAACTGTCGTAACAAACCAGCGCGACCAAGTGAAATCATATTATCTTCGGCAGCACTATGAATGCCTAAGGCGACACCGTTGGTAAAAGAAGGATTACCAGTGTCAGTACCCAATAGCAGCGCAGGTTTTTCTGTGAATCCGGTTAATTGTGGGCAGGTGAAATCACAGTTATATACATCGGGCAACACGGGATCGATCAAGCAGGTGTTCGTCTCGGGTGCTGGTAAAAGTACAGCGGCACCAAAGGGGGTAACTCCTACGATTGCTGATTGATCAGGCACCGCAGCAAAAAGGAAAGGCAGCGTTTCATTTGGAACACCGGCACCTGAACAATCATAAAGTGGGGCGGTGCCATCACTGAAAATCAAGTCTGTATCAACGGTCGATTTTACTTCAATACTGAGGTAATGAGCCCCATGATTAGCCGATGCATTGGCAGCAACGTTCCAGCTTTGTCCAAGCTGATCGTTAACCGTCAAATCAGTAAAGCGAATTCGGGTATTATTTTCCTTTAATTTGAGACTGTGGTTATTAAAGGATTCGCCATTAACGCAATCGAAGCCGACGCACGCATTTGCAGTTACTGGAGCACAAGTAAACTCACAAACAGTGCCAACACAGCTAGCAATAATAGGCGCAGGAATAACGATGGGGTCTCCTGCTGGGATCAAACCTACAGATTGACTTGGGTCCAGTGGAAAAAATTGCAATGTCGGTGCACTACAATCATAGGCAGGCACAGTGCCATCACTGGTACCAGCCAAAATCAAGTCATCTAAAATCACCTGATCAGCATTACTATTGAACGCGGCTAAAAAACCGATTATCAGCCACAAGTTTATTCTTTTTTTCATGACAATATCTCTACAGTTAAATATGCCTAAGAATTATGGAATTAAATTATCGACGCGAGTGGTTAAATTATCAATGCGTGTACCGATCAGGTTTAATTTTGTTTGAAAATCAACCTGCATCTGATCTAACTGGCTCTTGTTGACAGCGTCGGTGGCGTTGGTGCCATTTGCTACGTGAACAATTTTTCTCTCGATCCCTGGAGCGCCGACAGAGACAGCGTTAGGCTCAATAGCTGAATTTGCCCCCAGCCCAATACCACCAGATTCAGTGGCAGGCAGACTAAGTACTGTGGCACCGTTACCGAACTTAACCACAAAGCGGCTGACATCGTTGACATCGTCTTCAACGCCGGCGCTCCAATCGCTACTGGGAAAACTGGATGTCGAACTGGTATCTTCAAACCTGATCATTGGCGTGTCTGATTTTAGTTTG
Protein-coding regions in this window:
- a CDS encoding DUF2867 domain-containing protein codes for the protein MVFPVKKVSVPINSEVFKSLKGSYYSDSYSFYSSKEYRVALQIWLDHAAQIPAWVNFLMASRNKIVSMFGLKNIGHLGDLDANKLINEYQVGDRVGIFTLLFLSDSEIILGDSDKHLDVKVSVYTQIGKAHLVSISTVVHVHNFFGKLYMLFVEPMHKLIVPSSIKRAEGSDA